One window of the Labeo rohita strain BAU-BD-2019 chromosome 9, IGBB_LRoh.1.0, whole genome shotgun sequence genome contains the following:
- the p2ry8 gene encoding P2Y purinoceptor 8, which produces MNGSLTDFVKMDNATLAMFDNKQASDIVSAIYVIVTLANLSGNGVSLFLLLMRTSPKTPSIIFMINLTLTDLILGTVLPFQIAYQMQGYNWTLGVSMCNVLTVVFFTNMYCSILSMTAISADRYLGIVKPMRFREMRKRKTYAIVACIFMWLLVLVILIPLERSDLTYYVTERNITTCFDVLRRSMLPGVAHWAAFLFGMFIILFLCPFIITVYCYINIICVLVRKTNSQQKGRAVRLACIVLFVFIFCFAPNNILLLAHTVTRLYYNKSLYMYYKLSLSLSCINSCIDPFIYYFASKEFRRKLRQMLRLQTLSTGETAMIEGHRESFFSGRTMGNANEDENS; this is translated from the coding sequence ATGAATGGGTCACTAACAGACTTCGTCAAAATGGACAATGCCACCTTGGCCATGTTTGACAACAAACAGGCCAGTGATATTGTGTCAGCCATCTATGTCATCGTGACTCTGGCCAATCTGAGCGGCAATGGCGTCTCTCTGTTTCTGTTACTGATGCGCACCTCTCCGAAAACCCCCTCTATCATCTTCATGATCAACCTCACCCTCACCGACCTGATACTGGGCACTGTGCTCCCCTTTCAGATTGCATACCAAATGCAAGGCTACAACTGGACCTTGGGTGTGAGCATGTGCAATGTGCTGACCGTGGTTTTCTTCACCAACATGTACTGCTCCATTTTATCCATGACTGCTATTAGTGCCGACCGCTACCTGGGAATTGTGAAACCAATGCGCTTCAGAGAGATGAGGAAGAGGAAAACATATGCAATTGTTGCCTGCATATTCATGTGGCTGCTAGTCCTTGTGATTCTGATCCCGCTGGAACGCTCAGACCTGACATATTACGTAACGGAGCGCAATATCACCACATGTTTTGATGTGTTAAGGAGGTCCATGCTACCGGGCGTTGCTCACTGGGCGGCCTTCCTGTTTGGCATGTTCATCATCCTCTTTCTCTGTCCATTCATCATCACAGTGTATTGCTACATTAACATCATCTGTGTCCTGGTCAGAAAGACCAATAGTCAGCAGAAAGGCCGCGCTGTGCGCTTGGCGTGCATCGTtctgtttgtgttcattttttgttttgctccCAATAACATCTTACTCTTGGCCCACACAGTCACAAGGCTGTACTATAACAAGTCTCTCTATATGTACTATAAACTCTCCCTGTCTCTCAGCTGCATTAATAGTTGCATtgatccatttatttattattttgcatcgAAAGAGTTTCGCCGAAAGCTAAGGCAAATGCTGAGGTTGCAGACTCTAAGTACTGGAGAGACAGCAATGATCGAGGGCCACAGAGAAAGCTTTTTCTCTGGACGTACGATGGGCAATGCAAATGAAGATGAAAATTCTTAA